The following coding sequences lie in one Victivallis lenta genomic window:
- the uvrA gene encoding excinuclease ABC subunit UvrA, whose protein sequence is MFEKIQIRGASQHNLKNVDVTIPRNQFVVVTGLSGSGKSSLAFDTLYAEGQRRYVESLSAYARQFLDRMQKPKVEHIEGLSPAIAIEQRTAGGTPRSTVATVTEIYDYLRLLYAHVGIPHCPHCGRKLESQSAEAIAKQLLALKPGRKMVILSPFVSGKKGEHRDVLDTIRNEGFVRARIDGKIVPLDGEDLPVLEKTKRHTVEAVVDRLITGKLEPSRLTDSVELALRHGSGTLTVLLDAPEGEEPEFREESFSENLACVHCGVSYGELLPRNFSFNSPYGACPHCNGLGIQQVMDPAKVVPDPSLSIKNGAIPGWRRGPRHLIIYYNLLLRKLAEWLKEPDMLTMPFEKLPEKVRRTILYGSGSEPLEFEYRMHGKKYRWSKPFEGVLDNLRRRMEETESDSVRERLSEYLSPQECPVCHGARLNPVSLAVTVGGLGLDKFNALSVEAAKEFVCGLKLEGEHAVIAGDILKEIRSRLTFLSDVGLNYLTLNRVSSTLSGGEAQRIRLATQLGCGLVGVLYILDEPSIGLHQRDNDRLLDTLEKLRDIGNTVLVVEHDLDTILRADYVLDLGPGAGVRGGELVAYGTPPEIPSFPRSLTGDYLAGRRKIALPEKRNPGNGKSLKIRGAALNNLKKADVEIPLGTFTCVTGVSGSGKSSLINGILVRALNAKQGIQDLPPGKHTAIEGLEHVDKAIVIDQSPIGRTPRSNPATYTDAFGGIRKLFSELPESKVRGYGPGRFSFNVKGGRCEECKGDGIKKIEMQFLSDVYVECSACGGRRFNKETLGVSYKKKNIADVLDMTVNQAVDFFSAIPSLARKFKTLQDVGLGYITLGQPATTLSGGEAQRVKLAAELARIPRGHTVYILDEPTTGLHLADIDQLLRVLYRLRDMGNTVIVIEHNLDVIKTADHIIDMGPEGGDNGGRVIASGTPEEVAKVKKSHTGQYLKKYLNAGK, encoded by the coding sequence ATGTTTGAAAAGATACAGATACGCGGGGCGTCGCAGCATAATCTGAAAAACGTCGATGTGACGATTCCCCGCAATCAGTTCGTCGTCGTCACCGGGCTCTCGGGCTCCGGGAAATCGTCGCTCGCGTTCGACACGCTTTATGCGGAAGGACAGCGGCGTTACGTCGAAAGCCTCTCCGCCTACGCCCGGCAGTTCCTCGACCGGATGCAGAAGCCGAAGGTCGAACATATCGAGGGCCTCTCGCCGGCAATCGCGATCGAACAGCGAACGGCCGGCGGCACGCCGCGGTCGACGGTCGCCACCGTGACCGAAATTTATGATTATCTGCGCCTGCTGTATGCGCATGTCGGGATTCCGCACTGTCCGCACTGCGGGCGGAAGCTCGAGTCGCAGTCGGCCGAGGCGATCGCGAAGCAGCTGCTCGCCCTGAAGCCGGGAAGGAAGATGGTGATCCTGTCCCCGTTCGTCAGCGGCAAAAAGGGCGAGCACCGCGACGTGCTCGATACGATCCGCAACGAAGGATTCGTCCGCGCCCGCATCGACGGGAAGATCGTCCCGCTCGACGGAGAAGATTTGCCGGTGCTCGAAAAGACGAAGCGGCATACCGTGGAAGCGGTGGTGGACCGCCTGATCACCGGAAAGCTCGAACCGTCGCGCCTGACCGATTCGGTCGAGCTCGCCCTGCGCCACGGCAGCGGCACATTGACCGTCCTGCTCGATGCGCCGGAGGGGGAAGAACCCGAATTCCGCGAGGAGTCGTTCAGCGAAAATCTCGCCTGCGTCCACTGCGGCGTCTCCTACGGCGAACTTCTGCCGCGCAATTTCTCATTCAATTCGCCGTACGGGGCGTGTCCGCACTGCAACGGGCTCGGCATCCAGCAGGTCATGGACCCCGCGAAGGTCGTGCCCGACCCGTCGCTGTCGATCAAAAACGGGGCGATTCCGGGCTGGCGACGCGGTCCGCGCCATCTGATCATCTACTACAATCTGCTGCTGCGCAAGCTGGCCGAGTGGCTGAAGGAGCCGGACATGCTGACCATGCCGTTCGAAAAGCTGCCGGAGAAGGTGCGCCGCACCATCCTGTACGGCAGCGGCAGCGAACCGCTCGAATTTGAATACCGGATGCACGGTAAAAAGTACCGCTGGAGCAAGCCGTTCGAAGGCGTGCTCGACAACCTGCGCCGCCGCATGGAAGAGACCGAATCCGACTCCGTGCGCGAGCGGCTGAGCGAATACCTGAGTCCGCAGGAGTGCCCGGTCTGCCATGGCGCGCGGCTGAATCCGGTCAGCCTCGCGGTGACGGTCGGCGGTCTCGGCCTCGACAAATTCAACGCGCTTTCGGTCGAAGCCGCGAAGGAGTTCGTCTGCGGTCTGAAGCTCGAAGGCGAACACGCGGTGATCGCCGGAGACATCCTGAAGGAGATCCGGAGCCGCCTGACCTTTCTGAGCGACGTCGGGTTGAACTATCTGACGCTGAACCGGGTGTCGAGCACGCTTTCGGGCGGCGAGGCGCAGCGGATCCGGCTGGCGACCCAGCTCGGCTGCGGGCTGGTCGGCGTCCTGTACATTCTCGACGAACCGTCGATCGGACTGCACCAGCGCGACAACGACCGGCTGCTCGACACGCTGGAAAAGCTGCGCGACATCGGCAACACCGTGCTTGTGGTCGAACACGACCTCGATACGATCCTGCGGGCGGACTATGTGCTCGACCTCGGCCCCGGAGCCGGCGTGCGCGGCGGCGAACTCGTCGCATACGGCACGCCGCCCGAAATTCCGTCCTTTCCGCGTTCGCTGACCGGCGACTATCTGGCCGGGCGCCGGAAAATCGCGCTGCCGGAGAAGCGCAATCCCGGCAACGGGAAATCGCTGAAAATCCGCGGCGCCGCGCTGAACAACCTCAAAAAAGCCGATGTCGAAATTCCGCTCGGGACTTTCACCTGCGTGACCGGCGTCTCCGGCTCCGGCAAAAGTTCGCTCATCAACGGCATTCTGGTCCGCGCGCTGAATGCGAAGCAGGGCATTCAGGACCTGCCCCCCGGGAAGCATACGGCAATCGAGGGGCTCGAGCACGTGGACAAGGCGATCGTGATCGACCAGAGCCCGATCGGGCGCACGCCGCGTTCGAACCCGGCGACCTACACCGACGCGTTCGGCGGCATCCGCAAGCTCTTTTCGGAACTGCCGGAATCGAAGGTGCGCGGCTACGGCCCCGGCCGGTTCAGCTTCAATGTGAAGGGCGGCCGCTGCGAGGAGTGCAAAGGGGACGGCATCAAGAAGATCGAGATGCAGTTCCTCTCCGACGTCTATGTCGAATGCTCGGCCTGCGGCGGCCGGCGGTTCAACAAGGAGACGCTCGGCGTTTCCTACAAGAAGAAAAACATCGCCGACGTGCTCGACATGACCGTGAACCAGGCGGTGGACTTCTTCAGCGCGATTCCGTCGCTGGCGCGCAAGTTCAAGACGCTGCAGGATGTCGGGCTCGGATACATCACGCTCGGACAGCCGGCCACGACGCTGTCGGGCGGCGAGGCGCAGCGGGTCAAGCTGGCTGCCGAGCTTGCGCGGATTCCGCGCGGGCACACGGTCTACATTCTCGACGAGCCGACCACCGGGCTGCACCTCGCGGACATCGACCAGCTGCTGCGGGTGCTCTACCGGCTGCGCGACATGGGCAACACCGTGATCGTGATCGAACACAACCTCGACGTGATCAAGACGGCGGACCATATCATCGACATGGGTCCCGAAGGCGGCGACAACGGCGGCCGGGTCATCGCCAGCGGCACGCCGGAGGAGGTGGCGAAGGTGAAAAAGTCGCATACCGGACAATACCTGAAGAAATATCTGAATGCGGGAAAATGA
- the priA gene encoding replication restart helicase PriA, which translates to MAVAKVIVDLALDKEFDYEIPEELAERVKVGTMVSVPFGKSRREGYVLSLAETSSFAGTVKPILGICGDRAHVPEHLVALGRWMADYYCCTQEQAIRTLLPAAVRSGKVKPKKRKLYRIADREAASAYVAVNAQKPAAALRVDLLKVLLSDGAQPIESLKASVPAFSNSSLQTLVRKGMVGTIEELVRRDVFGDSKVIPSKPLEPSKDQKKALELIAKMLRGETPSHVLLLLGVTNSGKTEVYLQAIAMALALGKSAIVLVPEISLTPQTVRRFRARFGDELSILHSRLSDGERFDEWNRINDGEVKIAVGARSALFAPFRNLGLIIVDEEHESSYKQSEAPRYSARDVAVMRGKFEGAAVILGSATPSAESAYNAETGKFLLARMAAQVDNKLPPHIRIVDQRRDGPPEPGKSTFFSPMLVEAVRDRMNRGEQSILFLNRRGYARVMICEECGFEARCPDCSVTYTYSKLHEVLSCHLCGGVIPAYAACPECGSPKIRYAGLGTEKIEAVAGAVFHPARIARMDSDTMRGADDYEVVLERFRRGELDILIGTQMIAKGLHFPNVTLVGIINADLGLTMPDFRASERTFQLITQVAGRAGRGDIRGEVIIQTHNPENETILYAANQDYDGFSKFDLEFRELLDYPPYTHLITVFFRGEDESKLVAYATEFTNGIQAYIHDEIKVAGPSPAPIERIKGKFRYMLVIRGRKLKLMKQALRILALHRPIPKGIDVYVDVDAQSML; encoded by the coding sequence ATGGCTGTTGCAAAGGTGATCGTCGACCTTGCCCTCGACAAGGAGTTCGACTATGAGATTCCGGAGGAGCTGGCGGAGCGCGTCAAGGTCGGCACAATGGTCAGTGTGCCGTTCGGCAAATCGCGGCGCGAGGGGTATGTTCTGAGCCTCGCCGAAACAAGCAGCTTCGCCGGGACGGTCAAGCCGATCCTCGGCATCTGCGGCGACCGCGCCCATGTGCCGGAGCACCTGGTGGCGCTCGGCCGCTGGATGGCCGATTACTACTGCTGCACGCAGGAGCAGGCGATCCGGACGCTGCTGCCCGCCGCCGTGCGGAGCGGCAAGGTCAAACCGAAAAAACGCAAGCTTTACCGCATCGCCGACCGCGAGGCGGCTTCGGCCTATGTCGCGGTCAACGCGCAGAAGCCCGCCGCCGCGCTGCGGGTCGATCTGCTGAAAGTACTGCTCTCCGACGGCGCGCAGCCGATCGAATCGCTGAAGGCGTCGGTGCCGGCGTTTTCGAACTCGTCACTGCAGACGCTGGTCCGCAAGGGAATGGTCGGAACAATCGAGGAGCTGGTCCGGCGCGATGTCTTCGGCGACAGCAAGGTCATTCCGAGCAAACCGCTCGAACCGTCGAAGGATCAGAAGAAGGCGCTCGAACTCATCGCCAAAATGCTGCGCGGCGAAACGCCGAGCCACGTCCTGCTGCTGCTCGGCGTGACCAACTCCGGCAAAACCGAGGTGTACCTTCAGGCCATCGCGATGGCGCTTGCACTCGGGAAGTCCGCGATCGTGCTGGTGCCGGAGATTTCGCTGACGCCGCAGACCGTGCGCCGCTTCCGGGCCCGGTTCGGCGACGAACTCAGCATCCTGCACAGCCGCCTGTCGGACGGGGAACGGTTCGACGAGTGGAACCGGATCAACGACGGCGAGGTGAAGATCGCGGTAGGGGCGCGGTCGGCGCTCTTCGCGCCGTTCCGGAACCTCGGGCTCATCATCGTCGACGAGGAGCACGAGTCGAGCTACAAGCAGTCGGAGGCGCCTCGCTACTCGGCGCGGGACGTGGCGGTCATGCGCGGCAAGTTCGAGGGAGCGGCCGTGATCCTCGGCTCCGCGACTCCGTCCGCCGAGAGCGCATACAACGCCGAGACCGGCAAATTTCTGCTGGCCCGCATGGCGGCGCAGGTGGACAACAAGCTGCCGCCGCATATCCGCATCGTCGACCAGCGGCGGGACGGGCCGCCGGAGCCGGGCAAAAGCACGTTTTTCTCCCCGATGCTGGTCGAGGCGGTGCGGGACCGGATGAACCGCGGCGAGCAGAGCATCCTCTTCCTGAACCGGCGCGGCTATGCGCGGGTCATGATCTGCGAGGAGTGCGGCTTCGAGGCGCGCTGTCCGGATTGTTCGGTGACCTACACCTATTCGAAGCTGCATGAGGTCCTGAGCTGCCACCTGTGCGGCGGCGTGATTCCCGCCTACGCGGCCTGCCCGGAGTGCGGTTCGCCGAAGATCCGCTACGCCGGACTCGGCACCGAGAAGATCGAGGCGGTCGCGGGCGCCGTGTTCCACCCGGCCCGGATCGCCCGCATGGATTCCGACACGATGCGCGGCGCGGACGACTACGAGGTGGTTCTCGAGCGGTTCCGGCGCGGCGAGCTCGATATCCTGATCGGGACCCAGATGATCGCGAAGGGGCTGCACTTTCCAAACGTCACGCTGGTCGGCATCATCAATGCGGACCTCGGGCTCACCATGCCGGACTTCCGGGCCAGCGAGCGGACGTTCCAGCTGATCACGCAGGTCGCCGGCCGCGCCGGGCGCGGCGACATCCGCGGCGAAGTCATCATCCAGACCCACAATCCCGAGAACGAGACGATCCTCTACGCGGCGAACCAGGATTACGACGGCTTCTCGAAATTCGACCTCGAATTCCGGGAACTGCTCGATTATCCGCCGTATACGCACCTGATCACGGTGTTCTTCCGCGGCGAGGACGAATCGAAGCTCGTCGCCTACGCCACGGAGTTCACGAACGGAATCCAGGCGTACATTCACGACGAAATCAAGGTGGCCGGGCCGTCTCCGGCGCCGATCGAACGGATCAAGGGGAAGTTCCGCTACATGCTCGTGATCCGCGGACGCAAGCTGAAGCTCATGAAGCAGGCTCTGCGCATTCTCGCGCTGCACCGCCCGATTCCGAAAGGGATCGACGTCTATGTGGACGTCGACGCGCAGTCGATGCTTTAA
- a CDS encoding AraC family transcriptional regulator, which translates to MPEMNDYAKVRKWQVQFEVHRPFATLPLPDIVVEEERSSPLYRLDGRLRGDSGGQLSITLGGRGGIRIAGVDHPLTPGRAFLHNHGDRDVCYYYPSDGTEVWNFLWMAFDGDYVKTLIAEINRKYGYLFDVPLNSPLVAKLMSFKNYQNEIQVLSPLEAGTLALDAIGMLCASKESELRESPRSSLIRDVQTVIAAETAERLDAESLARRFRISREHLSRTFREQTGSTLHDYVTRIRLRMAVDLLLQTRLTAKEIAARCGFSEYSIFYRTFKRRLGWSPEALRDNGFRPDI; encoded by the coding sequence ATGCCGGAGATGAACGATTACGCGAAAGTGCGCAAATGGCAGGTGCAGTTTGAAGTGCACCGGCCGTTCGCCACGCTGCCGCTGCCCGACATCGTCGTCGAGGAAGAGCGCTCTTCGCCCCTTTACCGGCTGGACGGCCGGCTGCGCGGTGATTCCGGCGGGCAGCTTTCGATCACGCTCGGCGGCCGCGGCGGCATCCGCATCGCCGGAGTCGATCACCCGCTGACGCCGGGCCGGGCGTTCCTGCACAACCACGGCGACCGCGACGTCTGCTATTACTATCCGTCGGACGGAACCGAAGTGTGGAACTTTCTCTGGATGGCTTTCGACGGCGACTATGTGAAGACGCTGATTGCGGAAATCAACCGCAAATACGGCTATCTCTTCGACGTGCCGCTGAATTCCCCGCTGGTTGCGAAACTCATGTCGTTCAAGAATTACCAGAACGAAATCCAGGTGCTTTCCCCGCTCGAAGCCGGGACGCTCGCGCTCGATGCGATCGGCATGCTGTGCGCTTCGAAAGAGAGCGAGCTGCGCGAATCGCCGCGCAGCTCTCTGATCCGCGACGTGCAGACCGTCATCGCCGCCGAAACCGCCGAACGGCTCGATGCGGAGTCGCTTGCCAGGCGGTTCCGCATCTCCCGCGAACATCTGTCGCGCACCTTCCGCGAACAGACCGGCAGCACACTCCACGACTACGTCACGCGAATCCGTCTCCGGATGGCGGTCGACCTGCTCCTGCAGACCCGGCTGACCGCAAAGGAGATCGCCGCGCGCTGCGGCTTCTCCGAATACTCGATCTTTTACCGGACCTTCAAGCGCCGTCTCGGCTGGTCTCCCGAGGCGCTGCGCGACAACGGCTTCCGCCCCGATATCTGA
- a CDS encoding sugar phosphate isomerase/epimerase family protein yields the protein MKIALNTDYYSGTGSPEMPLRYLAEAGFTHVHWCHQWCTDFLYGKAEIDAIGRLLRGLGLTLLDIHGSAGVEKCWFSTVEYQRRAGVELVANRVGMFTALGGTGAVMMHVPCFQCGQDEAARQRVLLQFDALRRSLDELMPELERAQVPLALENMWGDDWKLLNALLDAYPPERVGITYDSGHGNSDCLRQLELLNAARERLTALHLHDNDGSSDLHQPPFYGTVDWERLAEILAASPYPRELSFELAMRNTPYFDKGRQEQTPEAIRAFLGNAMLCCERFAELAEKKRCRNRDVTAAANT from the coding sequence ATGAAAATCGCGCTCAACACGGATTACTATTCCGGAACCGGCTCACCGGAGATGCCGCTGCGGTATCTCGCCGAGGCGGGTTTCACCCACGTCCACTGGTGCCATCAGTGGTGCACCGACTTCCTTTACGGGAAGGCCGAAATCGACGCCATCGGCCGCCTGCTCCGCGGACTCGGGCTGACGCTGCTCGACATCCACGGCAGCGCCGGCGTTGAAAAGTGCTGGTTTTCGACGGTCGAGTACCAGCGCCGGGCCGGCGTCGAGCTCGTCGCCAACCGTGTCGGCATGTTCACGGCGCTCGGCGGCACCGGGGCGGTCATGATGCATGTGCCGTGCTTTCAATGCGGCCAGGACGAAGCGGCGCGCCAACGCGTTCTCCTGCAATTCGACGCGCTGCGCCGCTCGCTCGACGAACTGATGCCTGAACTCGAACGGGCCCAGGTCCCGCTCGCCCTCGAAAATATGTGGGGGGACGACTGGAAGCTCCTGAACGCGCTGCTCGACGCCTATCCGCCCGAACGGGTCGGCATCACCTACGACTCCGGCCACGGAAACTCCGACTGCCTCAGGCAGCTTGAGCTTCTCAATGCGGCCCGGGAACGGCTCACCGCGCTGCATCTGCACGACAACGACGGCAGCAGCGACCTCCATCAGCCGCCGTTTTACGGGACGGTGGACTGGGAACGGCTGGCGGAAATTCTCGCAGCTTCCCCCTATCCGCGCGAATTGAGCTTTGAACTGGCCATGCGCAACACCCCGTATTTCGACAAGGGGCGGCAGGAGCAGACACCCGAAGCGATCCGCGCCTTCCTCGGCAATGCAATGCTCTGCTGCGAACGTTTCGCGGAACTGGCGGAGAAAAAACGGTGCCGGAACCGGGACGTCACTGCCGCTGCGAACACTTGA
- a CDS encoding LURP-one-related/scramblase family protein: MKMLFRQRLFSWLDSYDVYGEDGSVLFVVKGALGWKHCLKIFTPDGREAGMVRERWTWWKPRFDLTAGGRAAGCITKEITFLRPRFTLDFRHWEITGDWLGWNCRIMDGSACVAVITKRLWKLTDTWRSMSSTRMTCRER, from the coding sequence ATGAAAATGCTGTTCAGGCAGCGCCTGTTTTCCTGGCTCGACAGTTATGATGTCTACGGCGAGGACGGCTCCGTGCTTTTCGTCGTCAAGGGGGCCCTGGGCTGGAAGCACTGCCTGAAAATCTTCACTCCGGACGGGCGGGAGGCCGGTATGGTCCGGGAGCGCTGGACGTGGTGGAAGCCCCGGTTCGACCTGACTGCCGGCGGCCGGGCGGCCGGCTGCATCACGAAGGAGATCACCTTTCTCCGCCCGCGTTTCACACTCGATTTCCGTCACTGGGAGATTACCGGCGACTGGCTCGGGTGGAACTGCCGCATCATGGACGGCAGCGCTTGCGTTGCCGTCATCACGAAGCGGCTGTGGAAACTGACCGACACCTGGAGATCGATGTCGTCAACCCGGATGACGTGCCGGGAACGCTGA
- a CDS encoding pyridoxamine 5'-phosphate oxidase family protein, producing MRNPENTIGNLIDRCGIAMVGSVDGDGFPNVKAMYAPRHRNGIRELYFTTNLSSLRVAQFRAEPKAGVYFCDRRFFRGVMLRGRMEILTDAESRELVWRDGDEQYYPAGVTDPDYCVLRFTAGDGRYYSNFRSETFSVS from the coding sequence ATGCGCAATCCGGAGAACACAATCGGCAATCTGATCGACCGTTGCGGCATTGCGATGGTCGGGTCGGTCGATGGGGACGGGTTCCCGAATGTGAAGGCGATGTACGCGCCGCGTCACAGAAACGGCATCCGCGAGCTCTATTTCACGACGAATCTTTCGTCGCTCCGCGTCGCGCAGTTCCGGGCGGAGCCGAAAGCGGGCGTCTATTTCTGCGACCGCCGCTTTTTCCGCGGCGTCATGCTGCGAGGCCGGATGGAAATCCTGACCGATGCAGAAAGCCGCGAACTCGTCTGGCGGGATGGAGACGAGCAATACTATCCGGCGGGCGTCACCGATCCGGATTATTGCGTGCTGCGTTTTACCGCCGGCGACGGCAGGTATTACAGCAACTTCAGGTCCGAAACGTTTTCCGTCTCCTGA
- a CDS encoding ThuA domain-containing protein: MSKINVTIWNEFRHEKQNEGIKAIYPEGLHAAIARGIAADDLNIRLASLDEPEHGLTDEVIQSTDVLIWWGHCAHAEVRDDIVAKVLKRIHEGMGLIVLHSGHFSKIFKAVTGCSGSLKWREAGEKERLWNIAPWHPITQGIGEYFELAHEEMYGERFDIPRDAEIIFLSWFEGGNVMRSGFTLERGYGKVFYFQPGHESYPNFYDENVLRVIGNAVRWAKPVFFREMCAPCYPALEEIRSVDTAPKAAVLQNADGTNK; encoded by the coding sequence ATGAGCAAGATCAATGTCACAATCTGGAATGAATTCCGTCACGAAAAGCAGAATGAAGGAATCAAGGCGATTTACCCCGAAGGGCTTCATGCCGCCATCGCCAGGGGCATCGCGGCCGATGACCTCAACATCCGGCTCGCCTCGCTCGACGAACCGGAGCACGGCCTCACCGACGAAGTCATTCAGTCCACCGACGTGCTGATCTGGTGGGGCCATTGCGCCCACGCCGAGGTGCGCGACGACATCGTGGCGAAAGTCCTGAAACGCATTCACGAGGGGATGGGCCTCATCGTGCTGCATTCGGGCCATTTCTCGAAGATTTTCAAGGCGGTCACCGGCTGCTCCGGCTCGCTCAAGTGGCGTGAGGCCGGCGAGAAGGAGCGTCTCTGGAACATCGCGCCGTGGCACCCGATCACGCAGGGAATCGGCGAATACTTCGAGCTGGCGCACGAGGAGATGTACGGCGAGCGCTTCGACATTCCGCGCGATGCCGAGATCATCTTCCTCTCCTGGTTCGAGGGCGGCAACGTCATGCGCAGCGGCTTCACGCTCGAACGCGGCTACGGCAAGGTTTTCTACTTCCAGCCCGGCCATGAATCGTACCCGAATTTCTATGACGAAAACGTCCTCAGGGTCATCGGCAACGCGGTCCGCTGGGCGAAGCCGGTCTTCTTCCGCGAAATGTGCGCGCCCTGTTATCCGGCCCTCGAGGAGATCCGCTCGGTTGATACCGCGCCGAAGGCGGCCGTTCTGCAGAACGCCGACGGAACCAACAAGTAA
- the gltX gene encoding glutamate--tRNA ligase translates to MPGKTVRTRFAPSPTGFMHVGNLRTALYAFLLARSQNGKFILRIEDTDQARYVEGAVDVIYKTLESAGITHDEGPDVGGDFGPYIQSERKKLYLPYAEELVKKGAAYYCFCDKQEAADPAPEGDPAVSGYDGRCRNLDPETVAANLAAGKPYVIRQKIDKDGVSTYHDAVYGEITIENKVLDDQILIKRDGMPTYNFANVIDDHTMGITHVVRGCEYLSSTPKYNLLYRAFGWEVPEYVHLPLIMGRDAEGNVSKLSKRHGSVSFEGLVAEGYLPAAVINYIALLGWSPKNDREIFSLAELEQIFNVNGLNKSAAVFDYDKLTWMNGEYIKALSPEAFAALAFPFSKLAGTALEEKWPLIAPLLQQRVEKLTDIPEKIGFLSEQPDYSAELFRNKKSKATPETAKAALEALIPEFEALEAWDVESLNAVMTRYAEAQGVKIGQPMWAIRIGVSGLAVTPGGPSEIMTILGREESLRRLQLARQK, encoded by the coding sequence ATGCCCGGTAAAACAGTCAGAACCAGATTTGCTCCGAGTCCGACCGGATTCATGCATGTCGGCAACCTTCGGACCGCGCTCTATGCGTTTCTGCTCGCGCGTTCGCAGAACGGAAAATTCATCCTCCGCATCGAAGATACCGATCAGGCACGCTATGTGGAGGGAGCGGTCGATGTGATCTACAAGACGCTCGAATCCGCCGGGATCACCCATGACGAAGGGCCTGACGTCGGCGGCGATTTCGGACCGTATATCCAGAGTGAACGCAAGAAACTCTATCTCCCCTATGCCGAGGAGCTCGTGAAAAAGGGCGCCGCCTATTACTGCTTCTGCGACAAGCAGGAGGCCGCCGATCCCGCCCCGGAGGGCGACCCGGCCGTCTCCGGCTATGACGGCCGCTGCCGGAATCTCGACCCGGAGACCGTCGCCGCGAACCTGGCCGCCGGGAAACCGTATGTGATCCGGCAGAAGATCGACAAGGACGGCGTTTCAACCTATCACGACGCTGTTTACGGCGAAATCACCATCGAGAACAAGGTTCTCGACGACCAGATCCTGATCAAGCGGGACGGCATGCCGACCTATAACTTCGCAAATGTGATCGACGACCACACCATGGGCATCACCCACGTCGTGCGTGGCTGCGAGTATCTTTCGAGCACGCCGAAGTATAATCTGCTCTACCGGGCCTTCGGCTGGGAGGTTCCGGAATATGTGCACCTGCCGCTCATCATGGGCCGCGACGCGGAGGGAAATGTCTCGAAGCTGTCAAAGCGGCACGGTTCCGTGAGCTTCGAAGGGCTCGTCGCCGAAGGTTATCTGCCGGCAGCGGTCATCAATTATATCGCGCTGCTCGGCTGGTCGCCGAAGAACGACCGCGAAATTTTCTCGCTCGCCGAACTCGAACAGATCTTCAATGTGAACGGCCTCAATAAATCCGCCGCCGTGTTCGACTACGACAAGCTGACCTGGATGAACGGCGAATACATCAAGGCGCTTTCGCCGGAGGCGTTCGCCGCGCTGGCGTTCCCGTTTTCGAAGCTGGCGGGAACGGCTCTTGAGGAGAAATGGCCGCTCATTGCGCCGCTCCTGCAGCAGAGAGTCGAGAAGCTGACCGATATTCCGGAGAAGATCGGGTTCCTGTCGGAACAGCCGGACTATTCCGCCGAGCTTTTCCGCAACAAGAAAAGCAAAGCCACGCCTGAAACCGCAAAAGCGGCGCTGGAGGCGCTCATCCCCGAATTTGAAGCGCTTGAGGCCTGGGACGTCGAGTCTCTGAATGCAGTCATGACCCGTTACGCCGAAGCGCAGGGGGTGAAGATCGGCCAGCCGATGTGGGCGATCCGGATCGGAGTGTCGGGGCTGGCCGTCACTCCGGGAGGCCCCTCCGAAATCATGACCATTCTCGGCAGGGAGGAATCCCTGCGCCGGCTGCAGCTCGCCCGGCAGAAATAA
- a CDS encoding tyrosine-protein phosphatase codes for MSDAVSVLNMVRSVRPEAAGRCIPAEGAFNVRDLGGFETEDGRRVRRNLVFRSDDLSGLAPDGLAALAECGIRTVVDFRGGEEVELAPNRLPATVTRQIRLPIEPGSILALADLTCESGPALMCELYRALARTAQEMYWEFFRLLSNPGNAPLLFHCSAGKDRTGFAAALFLASLGVSREEIFDDYLLSAVFVEAKYRSAVEADSRYGPVFTVRREYLEAAFEVIGREFGGVHSFLVRRLGVDLARMRALYTD; via the coding sequence ATGTCGGATGCGGTTTCGGTTCTGAATATGGTCCGCAGCGTCCGCCCCGAGGCGGCAGGGCGCTGCATTCCGGCGGAGGGAGCATTCAATGTTCGCGATCTCGGCGGTTTTGAGACGGAGGACGGCCGCCGGGTCAGGCGGAATCTGGTTTTCCGTTCGGATGACCTGAGCGGACTCGCTCCCGACGGACTGGCAGCGCTGGCGGAATGCGGAATCCGTACCGTCGTTGATTTTCGCGGCGGCGAAGAGGTCGAACTCGCCCCGAACCGGCTCCCCGCCACCGTAACCCGGCAGATCCGCCTGCCGATCGAGCCCGGCAGCATCCTTGCGCTGGCGGACCTGACCTGCGAGAGCGGGCCGGCGCTCATGTGCGAGCTCTACCGCGCCCTGGCGCGGACGGCGCAGGAGATGTACTGGGAATTCTTCCGGCTGCTTTCCAACCCCGGCAACGCGCCGCTGCTGTTTCACTGCTCCGCCGGCAAGGACCGTACCGGCTTTGCCGCCGCGCTGTTCCTGGCTTCCCTCGGTGTTTCGCGCGAAGAGATCTTCGACGACTATCTGCTCTCCGCCGTGTTTGTGGAGGCGAAATACCGCAGCGCCGTAGAAGCGGACTCCCGCTACGGTCCCGTATTCACGGTGCGCCGCGAGTATCTGGAAGCGGCCTTCGAGGTGATCGGGCGGGAGTTCGGCGGCGTTCACAGCTTTCTGGTCCGCCGTCTCGGCGTGGATCTCGCCCGGATGCGTGCCCTCTACACCGACTGA